Part of the Cololabis saira isolate AMF1-May2022 chromosome 15, fColSai1.1, whole genome shotgun sequence genome, TTAGTGTAGCGGTTATCACGTTAGACGGAAACGTGAGACTTTACAGtgttattatttggacttgaaaaaccactccagtcctcttcttggtgctcaggacaggaaggccgaccatctctttcttgcATTGGctctcatgcagaaatttatttttttgcagttccacaactgtcaAAAAGAAAGTCATTCACCTACacttgtccaactttacaggaaaaaagaaacattaactgcctgctataaaaagaggggaaaattgttttttctcaaggtttttttttcacacctACGACATCTCTGTGCTGGATGATATTTTATTCTACCACAATAGGACAACTTATATAAAgccatacatttatttctaatatcatTGATGTTGTGCCACAGGggaggtgctggttcagttatcaaagagtcATTAATGAATGTCGAAGGACAATCCTTAATAGTTATAAAGTagattatcaaattgaattatcaaaatgacttaatcaaaatggggcaccacctgatttAATCAGGAAAAAGATAACTAAACTGCAAAAATTAGTCTCAAGGTAGattattcttcagaataatagtgaagggagGAGTTTGAACAACGGCCTTGCAACAACAGTTGTGACAAATAAGCTTAAAATAAGTAcgaacaacttctctcattcaaattaatcagaatttatttacacaagtgtcagaagatggtaaaacaacacttcggataaattctgatggctaaactacccaaaaacaacaactaactaaacatgtaCACAAAACTTCAGATTACCTGAAGGGGGGTGTGGGTGGTAGTAGGAGCAGAATTAGGGGAGAAAACAAtaagataaacaaacacactcaactaatgagcacagttgtgacgggatcaccagtccggctcacaacgtaaaactaacttttaaaatgtgttactaagtttctctgcccagacacagaacagcctcttacgtgaatctttgtaaatgaagagaaagtGGTTTGATCCGGCCGGTCAGTGTTTCTTGATGAAACAAAGGGtagttacgctcagcaggggatcctgataaagagctgctctctctctctctctctcctggtcCAGATGAGGAccagtgtggatgaggggaatacatgggcacagcagctgggcctccttcagctccaggtcggtccaaaggcgttcacatCGAGACCTGCAGGGTCCCTGGTTCAGCTCCTCTTTGGGCTCAGAAAACTTGCGGCTACTCGCTGCGAAACGGACAGAGCAGAGGAGAAGAGAGCTTTTCCTTTTATAGCTGGCCCAGGAAGTCAAGGCCCCCCCTGTGGCTTGGGGTCTGTGTCCAATCAGGGGCCGTTCCTTATCACTGCAGGGCCTTAGATGCAAATCCTGGTTGAGCTTTGCGTCCATGGGgtttcctttgttccaaaccaTGCGGTCAGGTATCATAaactcgaggctggtctcagccaaatgcgcgttccccaaagtttgtgggggcgtggctttggacggagcgctgacgggagggggaggagggggcggggcttagagaaGGCGCcaatttcaaatcttgctagctctcagaaGTTGCATATTACAACTTTAAATAGTGTTTATATAGAGGGAAATGTAACTGCAAATGGCAATGATCACCCAGGTATCCGCAAATTTATACTCACGTATACCACAATAGGTTTACACTGTGTCAAATGGTTAATATTAATTTGTGTAACTTCAATACATCAAGATTTTTGACATCTAACAACAAGGGTCTATGTGAAAACATGGTATTGAGTTCAAGGGGAAGGAGACATTTTTTTACTTCTTACTTCTTTTTGAACATGTCaaaactgctgctgcttcaaaaaaaaatctgttgcaGTCATTGTTCAAGTATGCTCGAGCATGTCTGTGACTTACACTAccatcatgttcaaaataaagactttttaattgaattcttttacttcattttctaaatctggttataactgaacagctcttacagctgtaagaatctgctgctttttaaataaaatatttaaaatctttcccACAATCGAACCACCAGAATTATTTCTTTCAAACTAAAATAACTAAATTGGTGCCTTTTAACTGAActctcaaaataaatgatatcaTTAGGGGCACGGTGACgtagctggtagtgcagccgtctcacaacaagaaggtcctgggttcgattcccgccgggggaagctgtgggcgctgaagtgcgtgttagttctcccatgacttcagtgcccacaccatgagtggggttggcgaaaggatctttctgtgtggagtttgcatggcgccagatgggggggaggatccggccggaataacgtgatccttccacgcgctacgtccggccggagaagccccaccctgtctggtgaaaagatgcggcctgctcactcctcaggttaaggaggagacctgagctcagtgcagggccctcccggggttggtagaggatggcaatgcccaggactgtcacttacgtaggagcacggggtggtaaaaatgggataaaaatatttaaaaaaaaaataaataaatgatatcacaaatgtacactttttattcagtgtgaatacgttgatgacTCGTTAGAGTAccttgccgggcaaaagccgctccacactgatcacacctgtaaggcttgaatccagtgtgaatacgttggtgtctcgtcaaatgaccttgacgggcaaaagccactccacactgatcacacctgtaaggcttgtctccagtgtgaatacgttgatgttTTGTCAAATTACCTTGCTCAGCAAAAGCCTTTCCACACTGAttgcatctgtaaggcttgtctccagtgtgaatccgTCGGTGTTTCGTTAGATCACCTtgttgggcaaaagccgctccacactgatcacacctgtaaggcttgtctccagtgtgaatacgttggtgacttgTCAAATGACCTTGCTTGGCAAAAGccactccacactgatcgcatctgtgaggcttgtctccagtgtgaatacgttggtgactcgtcaaatgacctcgctgggcaaaagccgctccacactgatcgcatctgtaaggcttgtttccagtgtgaatacgttgatgtctcgtCAAATTACCTTGCTCAGCAAAAgccactccacactgatcacatctgtagggcttgtctccagtgtgaatacgttggtgacccTTCAAATCACCTAGCCGGGCAAAAGCCGatccacactgatcgcatctgtaaggcttgtctccagtgtgaatacgttggtgacttgTTAAGgcaccttgctgggcaaaagccgctctacactgatcacacctgtaaggcttgtctccagtgtgaatacgttggtgactcgtcaaatgatcttgccgggcaaaagccactccacactgatcacacctgtaaggcttgtctccagtgtgaatacgttggtgacttgTTAGAgcaccttgctgggcaaaagccactccacactgatcgcatctgtaaggcttgtctccagtatgAATACGTCGGTGACTCGTCAAATCACCTCGCTTGGTAAAAGCtgcaccacactgatcacagctgtatggTCTATCACCATTGTGAGTTTTTTTATGGATCTTCAAGTTTGATGAAGTAGTGAAGACTTGCTCGCAATCATCACAGCAGTATCTTTTGGGTCttcctttatgattctgtaacagagaagatgacttacattatcttggctgcattatcaaaagccttttcagtttcaagtatggagctagaacagtctcataattcgcaaatgcacagaccgattcacaaatgcataggacaaattcacaaatgcacacgccgatccacaaatgcacagaacaattcacaaatgcacagaataattcacacgtgcgtaggacaagatacacaaatgtttgtttttttttaaactaaactgTTTTTATCATGCAACTTCATATAAAATACAATAGCCACGTATCACaactatttcctttttttgttttttttaaaacatactcAGCTGTTccatacataaaaaaataaaacacagtaaaTCCCTACACACATCCCCATACACATAAGTACCCACAGTAGCAGCATGAAGGCAGCGTCGgacaatacaaacaaaaacacacgtaCAACAGGACATCGACAGAAACTACATTAAGGGACAAGGCAAACCCGAACCCGCCAGTGGGTCTGGTTGGAAGTGTAGGACAGCAAATCCAGGAATTACCGAATTATAATGGTTTGAGTCTACTGCTCCATTAATTGCAGGGCTCCATCTCAAACAAAATATATCCAATTGCAGTCTCAAAGAATAAGTAATTTGCTCCATTTGGTAGATGTCCTTTACCTTCTCCACCCACAAATTATACGTGGGCGGATCTGGTTTAAGCCAATTTATAGTAATGCATTTTATAGCCGCTGTAAGTAATATATGCAATAGATATGTTTTGGCTCTGCTCCCCAAACCCTCCGGTATAgctcccagcagcatcaccacaggTTCGACTGTGACAGGCTGATCAAAAACTCGTTTCAATGCTTCAGATACCTCCACCCAGAAGGGTTTTAATTTGGTACATGTCCAGAATATATGAGAGTGGTTCCCGATGTGTGCCCCACATTCCCTCCAacatacatttgaatatttttGACCCATTTTGGCCACTATGACGTGTCCTAAAGAATCTGGATATTACTTTCCACTTAAATTCCCTCCAGGTATTGGAGTTGGTTACCAGGTGTGCTTCAATACAAATATCCAACCACGAGTCCGGTGTTACTTCTATGCCTAACTCAGCCTCCCATTTTCTATTatatgatagatagatagatagaggtggagctttgtttggtttattatttGGTCACatttagacacacacacacacacacacacacacacacacacacacacacacacacacacacacacacacacacacacacacacacacacacacacacacacacacacacacacacacacacacacacacacacacacacacacacacacacacacacacacacacagtagtttttggggttagttagcggtagcttagctcagattgtgattcgagttgattgctgcttgtgttttggtcagGTCCGTGTCAGTTTTGTTggatttgtgttttgtttgtagtttttgtggcagatttccagtgcttgacgtgcgTCTCCGTGtgctcctgcttcctggattggcagtgaatgacacccccccccccccacaaaaaaaatgtatacccTCTATTCAACCcaggagagaaagagggagtGCTGACCACCGGTGTAAGTCATCATCACTAATAGTTTGTATTAATTTCTTGTAGTTGGTCTCATATAATTTGTCCAGGCATAGAGGAATACAAATCCCAAGATATTTGATGCCATTAT contains:
- the LOC133460951 gene encoding zinc finger protein OZF-like, whose amino-acid sequence is MASTAAGKQRIPEVAKVKNEAPAEVQITAEQLLREAEERELELLPPKQEITVKEELNDSKLRRRKNHKGRPKRYCCDDCEQVFTTSSNLKIHKKTHNGDRPYSCDQCGAAFTKRGDLTSHRRIHTGDKPYRCDQCGVAFAQQGALTSHQRIHTGDKPYRCDQCGVAFARQDHLTSHQRIHTGDKPYRCDQCRAAFAQQGALTSHQRIHTGDKPYRCDQCGSAFARLGDLKGHQRIHTGDKPYRCDQCGVAFAEQGNLTRHQRIHTGNKPYRCDQCGAAFAQRGHLTSHQRIHTGDKPHRCDQCGVAFAKQGHLTSHQRIHTGDKPYRCDQCGAAFAQQGDLTKHRRIHTGDKPYRCNQCGKAFAEQGNLTKHQRIHTGDKPYRCDQCGVAFARQGHLTRHQRIHTGFKPYRCDQCGAAFARQGTLTSHQRIHTE